A genome region from Mycobacterium florentinum includes the following:
- a CDS encoding MFS transporter, with the protein MLGWTMDAFDYFIVVFVYADIAKTFHHSKAEVAFITTATLVMRPVGALLFGLWADRVGRRTPLMVDVIFYSVVGFLCAFAPNFTVLVILRLLYGLGMGGEWGLGAALAMEKVPVERRGFFSGLLQEGYAFGYLLASIGSLVVLDWLGLSWRWLFGLSIIPALISLIIRYRVQESEVWEAAQDQMKLTNTKVTDVLRDGKIVRRFFYLVALMTAFNWMSHGTQDVYPTFLGSAANHGAGLDSVTVKWIVVVYNIGAIIGGLFFGSMSQRFSRRYTVIFCAILGLPIVPLFAYSHTAAMLCLGSFLMQVCVQGAWGVIPAHLTEMSPDAIRGLYPGVTYQLGNLLAAFNLPIQEALAESHGYPFALTATIVPVLCAVAFLTWIGKDATGIRFGTAETAFLPTEVK; encoded by the coding sequence ATGCTCGGTTGGACGATGGACGCCTTCGACTACTTCATCGTGGTGTTCGTCTACGCCGATATCGCCAAGACTTTCCACCACAGCAAGGCCGAAGTCGCATTCATCACGACGGCGACTCTGGTCATGCGCCCCGTGGGCGCCTTGTTGTTCGGGCTCTGGGCCGACCGGGTCGGACGGCGGACACCGTTGATGGTGGACGTGATCTTTTACTCCGTCGTCGGCTTCCTGTGCGCCTTCGCGCCCAACTTCACCGTGCTGGTGATCCTGCGGCTGCTGTACGGCCTTGGTATGGGCGGCGAATGGGGGCTGGGCGCCGCGCTCGCGATGGAGAAGGTCCCCGTCGAACGGCGCGGTTTCTTCTCCGGCCTGCTGCAGGAGGGCTACGCCTTCGGCTATCTGCTGGCCAGTATCGGCTCGCTGGTGGTGCTGGACTGGCTGGGGTTGTCGTGGCGCTGGCTGTTCGGTCTGTCGATCATCCCGGCTTTGATCAGCCTGATCATCCGATACCGGGTGCAGGAGTCGGAGGTGTGGGAGGCCGCGCAGGACCAGATGAAACTCACCAACACCAAGGTCACCGACGTGCTGCGCGACGGCAAGATCGTTCGCCGGTTCTTCTACCTGGTGGCCCTGATGACCGCCTTCAACTGGATGAGCCACGGCACGCAGGACGTCTACCCGACGTTCTTGGGCTCGGCCGCCAACCACGGCGCCGGCCTGGACAGCGTGACGGTCAAGTGGATCGTGGTGGTCTACAACATCGGTGCCATCATCGGCGGTCTGTTCTTCGGCTCGATGTCGCAACGGTTCAGCCGCCGCTACACCGTGATCTTCTGTGCGATCCTCGGGCTGCCGATTGTCCCGTTGTTCGCCTATTCGCACACCGCCGCGATGCTGTGCCTCGGATCGTTTTTGATGCAGGTCTGCGTGCAGGGCGCCTGGGGCGTGATCCCCGCGCACCTCACGGAGATGTCACCCGACGCTATCCGCGGCCTCTACCCCGGCGTCACCTATCAGCTCGGCAATCTGCTCGCGGCCTTCAATCTGCCGATCCAGGAAGCGCTGGCCGAGTCGCACGGCTACCCGTTCGCGCTGACCGCGACGATCGTGCCGGTGTTGTGCGCCGTGGCATTCCTGACGTGGATCGGCAAGGATGCGACCGGCATTCGCTTCGGAACAGCCGAAACGGCTTTTCTCCCAACGGAAGTCAAGTGA
- a CDS encoding competence/damage-inducible protein A — MSARAGIVVTGTEVLTGRVQDRNGPWIADRLFELGVELAHITICGDRPSDIEAQLRFMAEQGVDLIVTSGGLGPTADDMTVEVVARFCERELLLDEEVEGKIANILKKLMAHFDSESFDAVRAANRKQAMVPAGAQVLDPVGTAPGVVVPGKPTVIVLPGPPRELQPMWHKAIETPATQQAIAGRTIYQQETIRMFGLPESGLAETLRDAQNSVAGFGSLEITTCLRRGEIEMVTRYEPDAAQAYAQLTRLLRDRHGQQLYSEDGSQVDDVVARLLSGRRIATAESCTAGLVAARLTDRPGSSDYVMGGVVSYSNDAKIQLLGVDAALIETHGAVSEPVAEAMAAGALERFGADTAVAITGIAGPGGGTPEKPVGTVCFTVRLAEGRTDTRTLRLPGNRSDVRERSATVAMHMLRRALSEQAPL, encoded by the coding sequence GTGAGCGCACGCGCAGGCATCGTCGTCACCGGAACCGAAGTCCTCACCGGACGTGTCCAAGACAGAAACGGCCCGTGGATCGCCGATCGACTGTTCGAACTGGGCGTCGAGCTGGCCCACATCACCATCTGCGGCGACCGCCCCTCCGACATCGAGGCACAGCTGCGCTTCATGGCCGAACAGGGCGTGGACCTGATCGTCACCAGCGGCGGACTGGGTCCGACGGCCGACGACATGACCGTCGAGGTGGTGGCCCGCTTCTGCGAGCGTGAGCTGCTGCTCGACGAAGAAGTCGAGGGCAAGATCGCGAATATTCTCAAAAAGCTTATGGCGCACTTTGATTCGGAAAGCTTCGATGCGGTGCGCGCAGCCAACCGCAAGCAGGCGATGGTTCCCGCCGGTGCGCAAGTGCTCGACCCGGTGGGTACCGCCCCCGGCGTGGTGGTGCCCGGAAAGCCCACGGTGATCGTGCTTCCCGGACCCCCGCGTGAGCTTCAGCCGATGTGGCACAAGGCCATCGAGACTCCCGCCACGCAGCAGGCGATCGCCGGCCGGACGATCTACCAACAGGAGACCATCCGGATGTTCGGGCTGCCCGAGTCGGGGCTGGCCGAAACACTGCGGGACGCGCAGAATTCCGTCGCCGGATTCGGGTCGCTGGAGATCACCACCTGCCTGCGGCGGGGCGAGATCGAAATGGTCACCCGCTACGAGCCGGACGCCGCACAGGCCTACGCGCAACTGACCCGGCTGCTGCGCGACCGGCACGGGCAGCAGCTGTACTCCGAAGACGGATCCCAGGTGGACGACGTGGTCGCGCGGTTACTGTCCGGCCGCCGGATAGCCACCGCGGAGTCCTGCACCGCCGGACTGGTAGCCGCACGGCTGACCGACCGGCCCGGCTCGTCCGACTACGTAATGGGCGGCGTGGTGAGCTACTCCAACGACGCGAAGATCCAGCTGCTCGGCGTCGACGCCGCACTGATCGAAACGCACGGCGCGGTATCGGAACCCGTCGCCGAGGCGATGGCGGCGGGCGCATTGGAGCGCTTCGGCGCCGATACCGCCGTCGCGATCACCGGCATCGCCGGACCCGGCGGGGGAACACCGGAGAAGCCGGTCGGAACCGTCTGCTTCACCGTGCGGCTAGCCGAAGGCCGCACGGACACCCGGACATTGCGACTGCCCGGGAACCGCTCCGATGTCCGCGAGCGCTCGGCGACCGTCGCGATGCACATGCTGCGACGCGCCTTGAGCGAGCAAGCACCGCTTTAG
- a CDS encoding MTH1187 family thiamine-binding protein, with amino-acid sequence MSVLVAFSVTPLGVGEGVGELVAEAVRVVRDSGLPNKTDSMFTVIEGETWEEVMAVVQRAVEAVAARAPRVSTVIKVDMRAGVQDAMIQKVATVERYLAEG; translated from the coding sequence GTGTCCGTCCTCGTCGCGTTTTCCGTCACCCCGCTCGGCGTGGGCGAGGGCGTCGGCGAGCTCGTCGCCGAAGCTGTCCGGGTGGTGCGCGATTCGGGGCTGCCCAACAAGACCGATTCGATGTTCACCGTGATCGAGGGCGAAACCTGGGAGGAAGTGATGGCGGTGGTGCAGCGCGCCGTCGAGGCCGTGGCCGCTCGTGCCCCCAGGGTCAGCACGGTGATCAAGGTGGACATGCGAGCCGGCGTTCAGGACGCGATGATCCAGAAAGTCGCCACGGTCGAGCGCTACCTCGCCGAGGGGTAG
- the dtd gene encoding D-aminoacyl-tRNA deacylase: MRVLVQRVSSAAVAIDGRVVGAIRPDSQGLLAFVGVTHSDDVDKARRLAEKLWNLRILADERSAADVGAPILVVSQFTLYADTAKGRRPSWNAAAPGTVAEPLVAAFAEALRGLGARVETGVFGANMQVELVNDGPVTVFLEL, from the coding sequence ATGCGGGTTCTGGTGCAACGGGTCTCGTCGGCAGCGGTGGCCATCGACGGCCGGGTGGTGGGTGCCATCCGGCCGGACAGCCAGGGGTTGCTGGCGTTTGTCGGCGTCACCCACAGCGACGATGTCGACAAGGCGCGCCGGCTTGCCGAAAAGCTCTGGAACCTACGCATTCTCGCCGACGAACGCTCCGCGGCCGACGTTGGTGCGCCGATCCTGGTGGTCAGCCAGTTCACCCTCTACGCAGACACCGCCAAAGGTCGCCGACCGTCCTGGAACGCCGCGGCCCCCGGTACGGTCGCCGAGCCGCTGGTCGCGGCGTTCGCGGAGGCGTTGCGCGGGTTGGGCGCCCGCGTCGAAACCGGCGTGTTCGGGGCGAATATGCAGGTCGAATTGGTCAACGACGGGCCAGTAACGGTGTTTCTCGAGCTGTGA
- a CDS encoding class I SAM-dependent methyltransferase, with the protein MSTAPESGPEFGTLRSDDDQWDIVSSVGYTALLVAGWRALHAASAQPLVRDEYAKVFIAASQDPYLAGALANPGSTDDETAFPRLYGVQTRFFDDFFGAAADAGIRQAVIVAAGLDSRSYRLEWPPGTRVFEIDLPKVLEFKAQVLGEHGAVPKASRVEVAADLRTDWSRPLEAAGFDTESPSAWSVEGILPYLTDEAQNTLFTRISRLSAPGSRIAIGALGSRLDHDQLEALETNHPGVNMSGDVDFSSLTYEPKGDPAEWLAAHGWSVEPVRNTLDLQAGYGMTPPDVDVKIDAFMHSQYITATR; encoded by the coding sequence ATGAGCACTGCGCCTGAATCCGGGCCCGAATTCGGCACGCTCCGTTCCGATGACGACCAATGGGACATCGTCAGCAGCGTCGGCTATACCGCTCTCCTGGTCGCGGGATGGCGCGCACTGCACGCCGCGAGCGCGCAGCCGCTGGTCCGAGACGAATACGCGAAGGTGTTCATCGCGGCGTCGCAGGACCCGTATTTGGCCGGTGCGCTTGCCAATCCGGGCAGTACCGACGACGAGACCGCGTTTCCGCGTCTCTACGGTGTGCAGACCCGGTTCTTCGACGACTTTTTCGGCGCCGCGGCCGACGCGGGCATCCGGCAAGCGGTGATCGTCGCCGCGGGATTGGACTCGCGGTCGTATCGCCTCGAATGGCCGCCCGGAACAAGGGTTTTCGAAATCGATCTGCCGAAAGTCCTGGAATTCAAGGCTCAAGTGCTGGGCGAGCATGGCGCGGTGCCTAAGGCGTCGCGGGTCGAGGTCGCGGCCGACTTGCGCACCGACTGGTCCAGGCCGCTGGAAGCGGCCGGCTTCGACACCGAAAGCCCCAGCGCCTGGTCGGTGGAGGGCATATTGCCCTACCTGACCGACGAAGCCCAGAACACGCTCTTCACCCGGATCAGCCGACTCAGCGCACCCGGCAGCCGAATCGCCATCGGCGCACTGGGATCGCGCCTGGACCACGACCAGCTCGAAGCGCTTGAAACAAACCACCCCGGGGTCAACATGTCCGGAGATGTGGACTTCTCCTCCCTTACCTACGAGCCCAAGGGCGACCCTGCCGAATGGCTGGCCGCGCACGGCTGGAGCGTTGAGCCCGTCCGCAACACCCTCGACTTGCAGGCCGGCTACGGCATGACACCACCCGATGTCGACGTGAAAATCGACGCTTTCATGCATTCGCAGTACATAACGGCAACCCGGTAA
- a CDS encoding HAD family hydrolase, with protein MTMLSPADAIAEITASSPGPRVGAFFDLDGTLVDGFTAAVHVGDRIRRRQVGLGELVGVFDAALRYRFGRLEFERLIARAAGYLQGESLVELDELGERLFVERVASRLYSHMREIVQAHQERGHTVVLSSSALSIQALPVARFLGISNVQCNRFELDEYGRLTGGIVKPIVWGTTKASAVQQFCAANDVAVQHSYFYADGDEDAASMSVVGYPRPVNPRSGLAAEAAAHGWPVMCLASVRRRPMRTLRYLANHVRREAQPNGD; from the coding sequence ATGACGATGCTCTCGCCCGCCGACGCCATTGCCGAGATCACGGCCAGCTCACCGGGACCGCGAGTCGGCGCGTTCTTCGATCTGGACGGAACCCTGGTCGACGGCTTCACCGCCGCCGTTCACGTCGGCGATCGGATCCGGCGCCGGCAGGTCGGGCTCGGCGAGCTGGTCGGCGTATTCGATGCCGCGCTGCGATATCGCTTCGGCCGCTTGGAATTCGAGCGCCTCATCGCCCGGGCCGCGGGATATCTGCAGGGCGAGTCGCTGGTCGAGCTGGACGAGCTGGGCGAGCGGCTGTTCGTCGAACGTGTTGCCTCGCGCCTGTATTCGCACATGCGCGAGATCGTGCAAGCGCATCAGGAACGCGGTCATACCGTGGTGCTGAGTTCCTCGGCGCTCTCGATTCAGGCGCTGCCGGTCGCGCGCTTCCTCGGTATCTCCAACGTGCAGTGCAACCGCTTCGAGCTTGATGAGTACGGACGCCTGACCGGTGGAATCGTCAAACCGATCGTCTGGGGAACGACGAAAGCATCTGCGGTCCAACAATTTTGTGCCGCCAACGACGTCGCGGTGCAGCACAGCTATTTCTACGCCGATGGCGACGAGGATGCCGCGTCGATGTCGGTGGTCGGCTATCCGCGACCGGTGAACCCCCGCTCGGGCCTGGCCGCCGAGGCCGCGGCGCACGGCTGGCCGGTGATGTGCCTCGCCTCGGTCCGGCGTCGGCCGATGCGGACGCTGCGCTACCTCGCGAACCATGTTCGCCGCGAAGCGCAGCCAAACGGCGACTAG
- a CDS encoding alcohol dehydrogenase catalytic domain-containing protein → MRTVVVDGPRNVRVDTRPDPALPGPDAAIVEITAAGICGSDLHFYEADFPMPDPIALGHEAVGTVVEVGPEVRNVKAGDQVMVSSVTGCGSCPGCATRDPVMCYSGFQIFGGGLLGGAQADLLAVPAADFQLLKMPEGISTEQALLLTDNLATGWAAAQRADIPFGGSVAVIGLGAVGLCALRSAFFQGAATIFAIDMVDGRLDRAAQWGATPLKAPALEAIMAATGGRGADAVIDAVATDASLTDAINTVRPGGTVSVVGVHDMNPFPLNALGCLIRSTSVRFTTAPVQRTWPELVPLLQSGRLDVDGIFTTSMSLDDAAKAYATAESRSGDVVKILLKP, encoded by the coding sequence ATGCGCACGGTAGTCGTCGATGGACCCCGCAACGTCCGGGTCGACACCCGTCCCGATCCCGCGCTCCCCGGCCCCGACGCAGCGATCGTCGAAATCACCGCCGCCGGCATCTGCGGATCCGACCTGCACTTCTACGAGGCCGATTTTCCGATGCCCGACCCGATCGCGCTGGGCCACGAAGCCGTCGGCACCGTGGTGGAAGTCGGGCCCGAAGTGCGCAACGTCAAGGCCGGCGATCAGGTCATGGTGTCATCGGTGACGGGCTGCGGCAGCTGTCCGGGGTGTGCCACCCGCGACCCGGTCATGTGCTACTCCGGTTTTCAGATTTTCGGCGGGGGACTGCTCGGCGGTGCACAAGCCGATCTGCTCGCGGTGCCCGCCGCCGATTTTCAGCTGCTGAAGATGCCCGAGGGCATCAGCACCGAACAGGCATTGCTGCTTACCGACAATCTGGCCACCGGTTGGGCGGCAGCGCAGCGCGCCGACATTCCGTTCGGCGGCAGCGTCGCGGTGATCGGCCTGGGCGCGGTCGGGCTGTGCGCGCTGCGCAGCGCGTTCTTCCAGGGCGCTGCAACGATTTTCGCGATCGACATGGTCGACGGCCGCCTGGACCGCGCTGCGCAGTGGGGTGCGACTCCGCTCAAAGCGCCGGCCCTCGAGGCGATCATGGCAGCCACCGGCGGACGTGGCGCCGACGCGGTGATCGACGCCGTCGCTACCGATGCCTCGCTGACCGACGCGATCAACACCGTCCGGCCCGGAGGCACCGTTTCGGTGGTCGGCGTGCACGATATGAATCCGTTCCCGCTCAACGCGCTGGGTTGCCTGATCCGCAGCACCAGCGTGCGATTCACCACGGCACCGGTGCAACGGACCTGGCCGGAGTTGGTCCCGCTGCTGCAGTCCGGGCGGCTCGACGTCGACGGAATCTTCACCACGTCGATGTCGTTGGACGACGCGGCCAAGGCGTACGCGACCGCCGAGTCGCGATCGGGAGACGTCGTGAAGATTCTGCTGAAGCCCTAG
- a CDS encoding flavin-containing monooxygenase, translating to MRSPYSGRPFTTSTPEIAAALEDVSIPTLLLSLVHITGDPRFIRDYKQMGIFLNEVQGFMSEDDKARARAEALTVISEYRDRGCPEPQPLSPELIREMMDWAACEHVPDDYLSLVAEELDLDGTDPRRPVAIPAERAADVPVLVVGCGESGLLAGVRLQQANIPFTIVEKNPGPGGTWWENSYPGARVDVANHFYCYSFEPNNDWTHFFAEQDELQHYFTKVMNKHDLAEHIRWNTEVLAAEWNDDEGIWSVSLRDADGQTSTLRVRALITAVGQLNRPQIPEFDGADSFAGPSFHSAAWDHSVDVTGKRVALIGAGASGFQIAPAIAEDVEHLTVFQRTAQWMFPNPMYHDEVGEGVRWAMRNLPFYGRWYRFLVLWPGSDKGLDAAEGDPNYADQDAAVSDINAAAAMMFSQWITSQVGDDEELLAKVMPDYPACGKRTLQDNGSWLRTLQRDNVELVRTAIRQITPRGVVTDDGVEHEADVIVYATGFRHTDVLWPLKVTGRNGIDLHQMWGSRPYAYLGITVPDFPNFFIIYGPGTHLAHGGSLIFQSELQMRYIDQCLQRLADADVHSMEPKTGAATDWHQRTQTQIKKMVWSHPAVKHSYFKNADGEIHTVSPWRLNEYWAAVREPDWSQFIVRQGK from the coding sequence ATGCGCAGCCCCTACTCCGGCCGCCCTTTCACCACGTCGACGCCGGAAATCGCCGCGGCCCTCGAAGATGTCAGCATCCCGACGCTGTTGCTCTCGCTCGTGCACATCACCGGCGACCCGCGATTCATTCGCGACTACAAGCAGATGGGCATCTTCCTCAACGAGGTGCAAGGGTTCATGTCGGAGGACGACAAGGCCCGTGCCCGCGCCGAGGCGTTGACCGTCATCAGCGAATATCGCGACCGCGGCTGCCCCGAGCCGCAGCCCCTGAGCCCGGAACTCATCCGGGAGATGATGGACTGGGCGGCCTGCGAACATGTTCCCGACGACTACCTGTCCCTGGTCGCCGAGGAACTCGACCTCGACGGGACCGACCCGCGCCGCCCGGTCGCGATACCGGCCGAGCGCGCGGCCGACGTCCCGGTGCTGGTCGTCGGGTGCGGGGAATCGGGGCTGCTGGCCGGTGTTCGGCTACAACAAGCCAACATCCCGTTCACGATCGTGGAGAAGAACCCCGGGCCCGGCGGAACATGGTGGGAGAACAGCTATCCCGGAGCGCGGGTGGATGTGGCCAACCATTTCTATTGCTACAGCTTCGAACCCAACAACGACTGGACGCACTTCTTCGCCGAGCAGGACGAGCTGCAGCACTACTTCACCAAGGTGATGAACAAGCACGACCTGGCCGAGCACATCCGCTGGAACACCGAGGTTCTCGCGGCCGAATGGAATGACGACGAGGGAATCTGGAGCGTCTCGCTGCGCGACGCCGACGGACAGACCAGCACGCTTCGGGTGCGCGCCCTGATCACCGCGGTCGGTCAGCTCAATCGTCCGCAGATCCCCGAATTCGACGGCGCCGACAGCTTCGCGGGGCCGTCCTTTCACTCCGCGGCCTGGGATCACTCGGTCGACGTCACCGGTAAGCGGGTCGCCCTGATCGGCGCCGGCGCCAGCGGCTTCCAGATCGCGCCCGCCATCGCCGAGGATGTCGAGCATCTCACCGTGTTCCAGCGGACCGCCCAGTGGATGTTCCCGAATCCCATGTACCACGACGAAGTCGGCGAGGGAGTGCGCTGGGCGATGCGCAACCTGCCGTTCTACGGACGGTGGTATCGGTTCCTGGTGTTGTGGCCCGGTTCGGACAAGGGCCTCGACGCCGCGGAAGGCGATCCGAACTATGCCGACCAGGACGCGGCCGTCAGCGACATCAACGCAGCGGCCGCAATGATGTTCTCGCAGTGGATCACCAGCCAGGTCGGCGACGATGAAGAGCTGTTGGCCAAGGTGATGCCCGATTATCCCGCCTGCGGCAAACGCACACTGCAGGACAACGGCAGCTGGCTGCGGACCCTGCAGCGCGACAACGTCGAACTGGTCCGCACCGCGATCCGGCAGATCACCCCCCGCGGTGTCGTCACCGACGACGGGGTGGAGCACGAGGCCGACGTGATCGTCTACGCCACCGGATTCCGGCACACCGACGTGTTGTGGCCGCTGAAGGTGACCGGCCGCAACGGAATTGACCTTCACCAGATGTGGGGGAGCCGCCCGTATGCCTACCTGGGCATCACGGTTCCGGATTTCCCCAACTTCTTCATCATCTACGGGCCGGGCACCCACCTCGCGCACGGCGGCAGCCTGATCTTCCAATCCGAACTGCAGATGCGCTACATCGACCAGTGCCTGCAGCGGTTGGCAGACGCCGACGTGCACTCGATGGAACCCAAGACCGGCGCCGCGACCGACTGGCATCAACGGACACAGACCCAGATCAAGAAGATGGTGTGGTCTCACCCCGCGGTCAAGCACTCCTACTTCAAGAACGCCGACGGGGAGATCCACACCGTCAGCCCTTGGCGCCTCAACGAGTACTGGGCCGCGGTGCGCGAGCCCGATTGGTCCCAATTTATTGTGCGACAAGGAAAGTGA